tcgtCTTCATCATCGTCTACTTTATTTTCTGTTTCAGCATCTCCGCCATCTTCTACCTCTtcctcttcttcttcttcttcttcttcctcTTCAATTTGTTCGTCTAACATGTCATCGTCCATTTCTTGACACAAATCTTTACCTTTGCATAACTTACTACCCGGTCCATGgcctaaaatatgtttttctccATATGACTTTGAATTAAACACCAATTCACACTCATCGCAATGAAATTTCGGGAACGCAGGTGGTGCAGTTGAATGTATAATACGGTGTTTTTGGAGTTTTGAAAATGCATTGTGATTGCGACCACAAACATCACAAGCAAATAATGACAAAACAGTGGCATTCGGGTGGTGATTGTCTAAATGTAAAGCTAGCTCatcataatttttagttattttacagCAAATACCACAAACGAATGCAGCTTCGGTGCGATGAGCTCTTATTAAATGTTGCCAAAAATGTTTCAAACTTATCCATTCTTTTTTGCATATACCACATATAGTCTTATTACTTTTTGGTGCAGGTGGCTGTTGTTCTTTGCGATCAGTTTCTTCTTCCATATAACTGTCTTCAATAATCGAATGCTCTTCTCGTTTGTGATCATATAGATCTGTTTCAAATCTAAAGCTTTTGTAGCAAACCGTACAAGAATGTAATTTTCTTAGCCTCTTTGTGTTTATATCTGAAGTAACATCGTCTATATCTCGTTTCAAACTTTCCTGTTGCTCTTCATTGAAACCGAGCTCAGCAAGTTCTTTAGGAAGACCATATAACTTGGGagtttttggttttggttcTATTGGTTTTTTCACAGGGGTAGTTACTTTAGGGAAATCCTCTTTTGCTGGATGATTTTCAATGTGATCTTTAAGTTTATCCATATCACTGAACACTTTCCAACAGATTTTAcaaggttttaaatttttcccaTGAATTTTATCTATGTGTTCCCCAACTTTACTACCAAGAGTAAACATTTTTCCACAAATCTGACAAATATTTGACTTAGAAAACGTCTGAGGGTGCGCTTCatgtaaatgttttgataaacCATCATTGTCAACACATACTTCCATACACACACCACATAAATACTGGGTGTTTCCTTTGTGTCGCTGCCTCAAGTGTTTTCTATAGGTTTTCTTATTTGAGTGCATGTCACCACAAAATTCACAAACATATGAAAACACTTTACGAACATGATCACGTTTATGTTTCTGGCAATCAACTTTAGTTCTCATAACTTTGTCACAACCTTCAATATCACAACACAACTCTGGGTCATTCCCATGTTTGTCTCTGATGTGATCCAttagtaacattttattatcaaaGTGTTCACCAGTTTTATCCTCAGAACATATTTCGCAGTACTGAACTAAGTGGCTATGCTTTAAATGCCTGTTTAAGTAAGTCTGATATTCAAATGTTTTACCACATTTTGTACAAGGATAATGACCTTTTTCTTTGGGTATTGGCATTGCATCTCTTTTACCTTTGCAGTATTTAAGATGTTTCTTCAGTAAACTTCTAATCCTAAACACTTTATCACATCTTATACATTGGTGAACAGCATTTAGTTCTGCacaaatactattatttgaCTTATCTATAAGCTGATCGACAGGATcagaatgatattttatcatatgtCTTTTGAGGTGAACTTTAGAAGCAGATGTGCGTGCACATAAGCTACATGTGACATCTGGATGACCTTTGTGTTGTCTACTAACATGTTTCCATAAATGATTATTGCCACTATAGTATTTTGAACATAGATCACATACATGCAATTGATGGTCATTCTTTCTGTGTTCAGATATCTCTTCAACAGTTTTAAATTCAGTATCAGGACACAACGTACACTTAAGATTCACTTCAGTTAATTGATCTGTTACAAAGTGAGATACCTGATCTTCAACATTGTGGATTGATCTATGCCTCATCATTTTTGACCATTTGGTGTAAGTGCGTCCACATATATCGCAATAAATAGCATTCTCTTTAGACACTAAAGGCTCATGTTTCTCTTTAATATGTTCTCTAAGTGTTGGTACATCCACATGAACCTTTAAACATATACCACATAATAAAGGCATACATTCAGCATGTACAGCCattatgtgtttataaaaatcatttcgATTAGGCCATAACCGCCCACATACTTCACAGGTATTAGGAAGTTCACCTTGGGTTTCATGATGAGATTGATGTTCAATTTGTAAAGATTGTGACACAAATAATTTTCTACAGTCTGGTTTTGGGCATATAAGTGTTTCATTAGTACCGTGCTGTTTAAGCACATGCCACCATTTTTCAGTACGAGAACCACATGAATCACCACATAATTCACAACGATTCACAAAACTATTTTGAGAAGAATTACCAGTGGTTGTTACAGCTGTTGTAGTAATCATATCATCACAACCAGTCATTAGATGAACAGAAGACATGTGTCGTAAAAGTTTTTCTTCACTTGGAAATACTTTGTGACATACTTGACAGCTAATTGTGTAATGTTCGTTATTTGAAGACTTGGTcggatgaaaattattattgattattattaatttatcaggATCGATAATTTGACCATCATTATCGTATACTGTGTGGATGACTACGTGTCTCATCATTTTCTTCTTGGTATCATGTTGCCGTGCACAAACCTGACATCTATATCTACGTTGTACGGAGTCCGCAGCATCACAATTTTTAGGGTGTTGGATATTTACATGTTCCATTAGAGATTTACTATCAGTGCAGATTTTCATACATACTCCACATGTCACTGCAGCTTCCTGTTTGTGACCTCTGACCATATGTAACCAAAGACTAGCTTTGTCTTGAAATTCTCTAGTACATACTTCACAAAAAAACACAGTTTCAGCTTCCATCATACTTTCAGCAAGTTCTTCATCTTCTCCCAAATGTCcgtttaatttatgtaaatctGAAGGTTCAATACCATGCACTTCAGATATATGCTgacttaaatcaattttattactaaaatttcGTTCACACAATAAGCAGGATTGACGAAGGTTTTCTTGTTTTATCTGAGAAAGCAGAAAGTGATCACTTGGTCCTGGTGGTTCAATTTCATTTTCTCGAGCTACTTTTCTTGGATTAGCATTTTTACGACGACTTCCAGAATCCGATTGTGATAAACTTCCTCCCTATAAATATAACTACACATATTAGATTGGTAacataatgaattattaaataaaatcaaacaatacAAATCAGGCATCAAAActgtttcatatatttaatatttagctttcagtttttaaattttttggtttcaactttcaagttcTAATAAAATACGTCAACTTTCATAGTTTTAGCCATagatgtatacatttaaacttaGTTTGGCACATTACCGATTTAAAATTGGATCTTGGTTTTTCCCTTGGaatattattgatgatacaGTTACCAGCATGAACTCCAAtctaaaatgaataacaatGATCAAATTTATAACACAGAAATATACAGTATTTAACTAGGTAAGGTACCTCTAAAAAATCCATTGGGTTGGGAGAATCTTCtcgtatactattattgtttgtatgGCTACTTATTATGGCACGTTGCTGCATCATTTTTTGATGCATTGCCTGCTGTTGTTTTTGATACTCTGTACGGCTATCATTAgcaaaatattgcattttgttTAGTGGCGGGGGCGCTCTTTGAACTAGTTGCTTTTGACTCAGACGTTGAGCTTTTAAGAATTGTTGTAATTGCATAGATGCTGCAGGTTGCTTGGAAGGCCATATTGCTGGTTTTAAAGGAGGAGGTTCGCTTTTAATTTTCCTTGGTTTGGGTGGAGGATTTGGAGAAACAGCAAAAATTGATACCttcaaaaacacacattttaatttaatttaattcaagcatattatttttaaataaaaataaattgactttaatagaaaatgtcttaaaaaaattccattactaaaaaatgtttatttaacattggaATAGGTAAAGATTTTTTACTTACTTCTGGTTGAATGTGATGTAATCgggacattttattattttgtgtagacAGATTATTATtcctaaaacaaataaaaattatattattatttcactattaaataaataacacaaaataaacattcagcaatatttaaaatagaattgaAGAAATGAATGCTCTCAACAAACGTCAAACATGTTTACTAGTTTAATATAGAAAGTAAAACACAATAATGTTTTCCCTTAAGTAACAATAGTTATTTGGTTTAATATCCTAAAACAAACCAAAAGTTAAAGTTATGGATTTTGTATCATCAGaagtaaaatatgttcatttttcATCCAAGATATCTTCACTAGATATaggtaattcatattaaatgtaattgttgatttataaattacgaGTTAAATGatgatgacaaaataattttaaaattttcacttattttaaaaattttaattggtaCCTATCTATGTGATAAAGATAAGAcaacacttttttttgtttagaaaattaggtaagttaattataaaatatacctatgtattataacaatttatcttAAGTTCATTGGATACAGGtatgattattaatacttataagatataaaaattacctatttacccataaataaattaaaacctataaaatgtctatctataataatatataaataaatacaatacttaGTTTACCACATACACTTAATGATATTAATGGAGCAATAAAACAATTGTTAGTAGTTACTCATAGtcacaaataacaaattttagtttattagtatacatttattaggaGTTGGTCCTCAGTATTCAGGGTATGTAACTGATTGTTCCCTGTGtatgatatttactatttagtaagtACCTGAATATTCACCAatgtaaaaatgatataataatatataatatagccaatatAAGAAGATACAgaacttattataatagctcTGTTGAATTAACAGGTAAAAGTaagagttaaataataatttataaaccataatataattttaagaaaagttTATTCAGtcatttataatgaaaattaaactatttagtcgtaaacagttaaaaaaaaaaacccaaatttACAATACTTTTAGTATTaacgttaattattttataaggtaataatttttttataattaacgtttataatatattgatttgttcAAATCTAAATTGGGGAGTACCTAAACGTATTTTCAAAAACCATATTTTGTCgaaaattattgtacctaattggGGAAGTTCAAATAATTCATGGTATTTAGTATCGCGCTAAATGATAATGAAATcggtatatttatgtatattaataaaataataacaatcgttTTCGGAGAAtcgtgataacaataataataggaaggcggtggcggcggaaacaacagcagcagctgctgtatatacataatacataaatttacTATGAAATCTTACACGCGCGCGCGGTGCTCGAAATGTTCGGAATACGATTATTTCCCTCTAAAACACGATGGCGTGATGATAAAAatgagaaattcaaattttggtaAGCCTAGATGTTatcttatcaataataattgataacataaCACgaaagaattaataaataatacctataataaattttaatgtgtgttattataaatattgttaatagatACCACAATTAGGTACGAGCAGTGTATTGCTACCGACTACCGAGTGAATAACGGCGAtttcaagaagaaaaaaaatttcacgaCCGCCCCGACGAGTTTTTACCGATTACCGAGTGAGATTCGCACAACAAACTGGCCCAGTCGTCCGCGACACTGTTGACGACGACGGCACTGCAGTCGTCGTCGTCACCGTCGCCGCAGTCGCAGACGGCCCACACACTCGTTCCCCTGGAACAATTCCACCGTGTCCAGACCAGAAGGAGGTGCAGCCGGCCGTCTGTTCGTTCCggacacacgcacacgcacacgcggCACCACTCCCGCCTGGagtgaaaaattatatacctatacaacgtGTAAAAATCCTGTAGCGTATCATCAACCGCATAACGCTAGCAGGCGGCAGGTGTATTGCGTTAGTATTTTAACGCGCATAACGAATTAGCTGCAGCAGGTCGTCGGGAGCGAGAGGGCGAGCGGGCGGGCAGGCGGTCAGGCATCGACGGCACTGCATGATACAGAGAACGAGAACCGAAATCCAGTTGCCGCCTCCGGTCGTGCCCCCGTGGCCCCTTGGACGAGCGATTCCCTACCGCACTGCCACAGCCGCCCAACACTCCGCCGCCCGCCGTCCACCTCGTTTCGCCAAACGACTGCTACACCACACTCCTAGGCGGTCGCCAACGTCGTCACCGTTCTACATTCTACGCGCCGCGCCACATCCGTAACGCCGATGGTGTAGTATTTAGGTCACCTTCAAGCGCGCGGACAAGAGTAAAAAAAATCCCGAGCGCCACGTCCGGTCCCTTGCGTCGGTTGTGACCGTCGCTCGGGCCTCCCGAAAATTATTGGGTCGAGTTAGTGCGGAGTCCTCGAAAAGGACCGGGGAGTACACCCGAGACAGGAAACGCGAACAtgatcgcaaaaaaaaaaaattagtttccaaataattgcaaaataCGTTACCTTTGCGCGAGGCGGCAGCTATCCGTTTCGGGCGAAGTCTGATTATGTGTCCAAAGTCACTACCGAGTGACGACGACGACTAGTAATGCGGTGCCACTCACGGTGACGTGCGCGGGCGGGAAGGTAGTGGTGGCGGTGgtagtggtggcggcggcggcggtggcggtgtgTCGTCACTGTCGTGCGGCGGGGCCCCTTACATAACTGGCCCACGTCCAAAGTCGGCCATTTGCACGAGTGTGGATATCCGGCGGCGGTGGCCGCTCGGGTGTGGACTGGGATGACTGTGGACCGGGCCCGTCGTACGTACGACGGACGGACCGGTGGGCAGCTGCAGCCGCAGGAGCACCCGCGAACTTGGGTATCCGGCGCGGACGACGGGCACGGCGAGGCGTCTGCTTCAGACCGAAAGACGAGACATGGGTCCGACGTCGTGGACACGGAAGCACGGATCACCGGAGCACGGCACCCAAACAAGATCGTCAAGTCGCGAAACGGCGAAACcgaatgacatattattactaactgcttttaccttttttttcccCGTCGGCCGTCTGTACTCTGTAAACCGATGTAAACGGAACCACGATTCCACGATACGGTCGACAGGATAGACGAGGGGAGAGAACCATTGGCGCTCATACCAACCGAACCCGAGCCGACGGATGTGTCCCCGGCCTGTGGTCGCGCACCACTGGACCGGTCGCAGTGTGGCCAACGGTTCCACTGTCGCAGCAGCAGCCTAtcaccacgattaaagatatatctttaatcgtgcctatcactgaataaataaaactgcTTCATCTATTCTGTGAGCTTTATCACTCATTATTGGAAACGAAACTACGTCTGTCACATATATTGGGAAACCGGAAACATATTAGAATATTGGCCCCTGTATTGGAACACCTAATTAGGGTGTACGTAGGAGGGTATACCCTTAAGCATAAATGCActttttcatcatattttgattatttttaagttaatattatcaataaatacatgtACTATACCTATGATGACACTATTGCAGTACTCTCCGTATAGAAGAATATTGGTACTCAATACTGTTCCcaactacaacaaaatatgaaataatcattaccttatttaattttgtataaaacagGTCACAGTTTATATTGACGAGATAACTAGGTAACGCAGTTCGCTCAAATtcgtttttagtatttaatatcattgaattcaaatttaatacatctatTAAAGTG
This portion of the Acyrthosiphon pisum isolate AL4f chromosome A1, pea_aphid_22Mar2018_4r6ur, whole genome shotgun sequence genome encodes:
- the LOC100168345 gene encoding zinc finger protein Xfin codes for the protein MSRLHHIQPEVSIFAVSPNPPPKPRKIKSEPPPLKPAIWPSKQPAASMQLQQFLKAQRLSQKQLVQRAPPPLNKMQYFANDSRTEYQKQQQAMHQKMMQQRAIISSHTNNNSIREDSPNPMDFLEIGVHAGNCIINNIPREKPRSNFKSGGSLSQSDSGSRRKNANPRKVARENEIEPPGPSDHFLLSQIKQENLRQSCLLCERNFSNKIDLSQHISEVHGIEPSDLHKLNGHLGEDEELAESMMEAETVFFCEVCTREFQDKASLWLHMVRGHKQEAAVTCGVCMKICTDSKSLMEHVNIQHPKNCDAADSVQRRYRCQVCARQHDTKKKMMRHVVIHTVYDNDGQIIDPDKLIIINNNFHPTKSSNNEHYTISCQVCHKVFPSEEKLLRHMSSVHLMTGCDDMITTTAVTTTGNSSQNSFVNRCELCGDSCGSRTEKWWHVLKQHGTNETLICPKPDCRKLFVSQSLQIEHQSHHETQGELPNTCEVCGRLWPNRNDFYKHIMAVHAECMPLLCGICLKVHVDVPTLREHIKEKHEPLVSKENAIYCDICGRTYTKWSKMMRHRSIHNVEDQVSHFVTDQLTEVNLKCTLCPDTEFKTVEEISEHRKNDHQLHVCDLCSKYYSGNNHLWKHVSRQHKGHPDVTCSLCARTSASKVHLKRHMIKYHSDPVDQLIDKSNNSICAELNAVHQCIRCDKVFRIRSLLKKHLKYCKGKRDAMPIPKEKGHYPCTKCGKTFEYQTYLNRHLKHSHLVQYCEICSEDKTGEHFDNKMLLMDHIRDKHGNDPELCCDIEGCDKVMRTKVDCQKHKRDHVRKVFSYVCEFCGDMHSNKKTYRKHLRQRHKGNTQYLCGVCMEVCVDNDGLSKHLHEAHPQTFSKSNICQICGKMFTLGSKVGEHIDKIHGKNLKPCKICWKVFSDMDKLKDHIENHPAKEDFPKVTTPVKKPIEPKPKTPKLYGLPKELAELGFNEEQQESLKRDIDDVTSDINTKRLRKLHSCTVCYKSFRFETDLYDHKREEHSIIEDSYMEEETDRKEQQPPAPKSNKTICGICKKEWISLKHFWQHLIRAHRTEAAFVCGICCKITKNYDELALHLDNHHPNATVLSLFACDVCGRNHNAFSKLQKHRIIHSTAPPAFPKFHCDECELVFNSKSYGEKHILGHGPGSKLCKGKDLCQEMDDDMLDEQIEEEEEEEEEEEEVEDGGDAETENKVDDDEDEEEEEEEEEDVEQNDDDGDDDDDNEQNDDVEDEEDVEQNAEEDDDDDDDEQNDDVDAEEDKEQVEADDDEEDVEENGVDDQDDDEDEEQEEEDDDDEV